One segment of Rosa chinensis cultivar Old Blush chromosome 6, RchiOBHm-V2, whole genome shotgun sequence DNA contains the following:
- the LOC112170738 gene encoding tricyclene synthase TPS4, chloroplastic: MSTKHLATAARTSHLDGRRLTANYNPNMWSYDFIQSLQIDDHDHEEDKDNRWKLLEEDVKNMIDYDNDAQSLVTTIELIDDIQRLGLRHRFEASITEALDRVLKNLDQIINKDTPSLHLNALSFRLLRQHGFQVFQDAFKIFTDYDGSFKNCLCKDVKGMLSLYEASFLGIEGETLLDEALAFTSMHLKNLSIFHVTQDKGVLEQVSHALEMPLHHRMQRLEARWYIEAYGKKANANQVLLEFAKLDYNVVQQTYQRDFKDVSRWWKDMGLAKKLSFSRDKLMELFFWSVGIVFEPQFSNLRKGITKVSALIMTIDDVYDVYGTLDELKLFTSVVERWDVNAVEILSEYKLKLCFLALYNTVNEMTYETLKEQGVNVLPYVTKAWADMCKSWLTEAEWRHNKYTPTFEEYLANAWISSSGVVILVHIYFLLNQNILDEALRCLENHHDLLRWPSLIFRLSNDLVTSKAELERGETATSISCIKRDGVVSDEESTIKYITNLIENSWKKMNKDGLLFGVSSASSPFTKEFVAAAINLARIAQCIYQYGDGFGAPDKRVKNQILAVIVQPV, encoded by the exons ATGTCTACCAAACACTTAGCTACCGCTGCTCGAACTTCACATCTGGATGGTAGAAGACTGACAGCAAATTATAATCCAAACATGTGGAGTTATGATTTTATTCAGTCATTACAGATTGATGATCATGATCAT GAAGAAGACAAAGATAATAGGTGGAAGTTGTTAGAGGAGGATGTGAAAAATATGATTGATTATGATAATGATGCGCAATCGCTAGTCACTAcaattgaattgattgatgacaTCCAACGATTAGGTTTGAGACACCGATTTGAGGCCAGTATAACAGAAGCCCTTGATAGAGTTTTGAAGAATCTTGATCAAATAATAAACAAGGATACTCCAAGTCTCCACCTCAATGCTCTCAGCTTCAGGCTCCTTAGACAGCATGGGTTTCAAGTCTTCCAAG ATGCCTTCAAAATTTTCACAGACTACGACGGCAGCTTTAAGAATTGCCTTTGCAAAGATGTCAAAGGGATGCTAAGTCTGTACGAAGCTTCATTCCTTGGTATTGAAGGAGAAACCCTCTTGGATGAGGCCCTTGCATTCACCAGCATGCATCTAAAGAACCTCAGCATATTCCATGTTACTCAAGACAAAGGTGTATTAGAGCAAGTGAGTCATGCATTGGAGATGCCATTGCACCACAGGATGCAAAGATTAGAAGCTAGATGGTATATTGAGGCATACGGTAAAAAGGCAAATGCAAATCAGGTGCTACTTGAATTTGCCAAGCTAGATTACAATGTGGTGCAACAAACATACCAAAGAGATTTTAAAGACGTTTCAAG GTGGTGGAAGGATATGGGATTAGCAAAGAAGTTGTCATTCAGCAGAGACAAACTGATGGAGCTGTTCTTTTGGTCAGTTGGTATAGTGTTTGAACCTCAATTCAGCAATCTTAGAAAAGGAATAACTAAAGTCAGTGCTCTAATAatgactattgatgatgtcTATGACGTTTATGGTACTTTGGATGAACTGAAGCTATTCACATCTGTTGTTGAAAG ATGGGATGTGAATGCTGTGGAAATTCTTTCAGAGTACAAGCTGAAGCTCTGTTTCCTTGCTCTCTATAACACTGTGAATGAAATGACTTATGAAACTTTGAAGGAGCAAGGAGTGAATGTCCTTCCTTACGTGACAAAAGCT TGGGCTGATATGTGCAAATCTTGGTTAACGGAGGCAGAGTGGCGTCACAACAAGTACACACCTACATTTGAAGAATATCTTGCCAATGCATGGATATCATCGTCCGGGGTGGTAATTCTAGTCCATATCTACTTTCTATTGAATCAAAATATCTTGGATGAAGCACTTAGATGCTTAGAGAATCACCATGATCTCTTGCGTTGGCCATCTCTTATTTTTCGGCTCTCAAATGATTTGGTTACTTCGAAG GCTGAACTAGAGAGAGGTGAAACTGCAACTTCTATATCCTGCATCAAACGTGATGGTGTTGTTTCTGATGAGGAATCTACTATCAAATATATTACTAATTTGATTGAGAATAGTTGGAAGAAGATGAATAAAGATGGACTACTATTTGGTGTTAGTAGTGCTTCTTCTCCATTCACAAAGGAATTTGTAGCAGCAGCAATAAACCTTGCTCGGATTGCCCAATGCATTTACCAATATGGAGACGGGTTTGGTGCCCCAGACAAAAGAGTAAAGAATCAGATCCTAGCAGTGATTGTACAACCCGTTTAA